The Desulfosporosinus acidiphilus SJ4 genome has a window encoding:
- the ribH gene encoding 6,7-dimethyl-8-ribityllumazine synthase, with product MRTIEGNLLAQELKIGIIAARFNEFITGKLVSGALDALRRHGAREENIELAWVSGAFEIPLVAQTMANSKKYDAVICLGAVIRGATPHFDLVSNEVSKGIAQVGLQSGIPVIFGVLSTDSIEQAIERAGTKSGNKGFDAAMTAIETANLLKAF from the coding sequence ATGAGAACCATTGAAGGAAATTTGTTAGCTCAAGAATTAAAGATTGGAATTATCGCTGCTCGATTTAATGAATTTATTACCGGCAAACTTGTAAGCGGAGCTTTGGATGCCTTAAGACGTCATGGTGCCCGCGAGGAAAATATTGAATTAGCTTGGGTGTCGGGGGCTTTTGAAATTCCTCTTGTTGCCCAAACCATGGCAAATTCGAAAAAATATGATGCCGTGATTTGCCTGGGAGCCGTCATTCGCGGTGCAACTCCGCACTTTGATTTAGTGAGTAATGAAGTTAGTAAAGGAATCGCTCAAGTCGGCTTACAAAGCGGTATTCCAGTTATTTTTGGAGTATTATCCACGGACAGTATAGAGCAAGCTATTGAACGCGCGGGAACGAAATCAGGAAACAAAGGATTTGATGCGGCAATGACTGCCATTGAAACCGCTAACCTACTTAAAGCATTTTAA
- the cooS gene encoding anaerobic carbon-monoxide dehydrogenase catalytic subunit: protein MPRYRDLTHTARPSDAPRVVDPKNPVRTTDPGTLQMLKMLEGRNIETVFDRVVAQQPQCTFGYKGVCCRICIAGPCRVKKEDGPGSRGICGASAYTIVSRNLVRLIAGGAASHSEHARHVLHTAHALVEGHAPDYEIKSADKLHNLAQKLGISTLDREDKEILKDVVELGYADFGRYQDRPLAFLDSFMTQGRRNKFQHTNVMPKAIDGTVTELLAQTAMGVDNDPVNIIFGGIKTALADLAGEYVGTTLSDVLFGVPEPIVSEANLGVIDPKMVNIAVHGHNPVLSEMVVAAARKMKAEAQKVGAEGVNVVGICCTGNELLMREGVYLATSSASQEMAIMTGALDAMIVDIQCIYPSVQTAAECFHTKIVTTEGIMKTPGAQHVAFKPETAMEDAQKLISIAIEAYKQRDPNKISIPSERHKLVAGFSMEALTDIFAKICPERPISVLTDAILSGQLKGVALMAGCNNLKRTQDEGHVTVLKELVKNDVFVIATGCSAGAYAKFGLMSPLAVEAYAGEGLKSFLKTLEDANPQLSTGLPLVFHVGSCVDNSRGADLAVAMANELGVDIPKVPFVASAPEAMHEKAVAIGTWCVSLGLPTHVGSLPPVEGSDLIYGVTTQIAHDVFGGNFIFEVDPLIGAQKLLDALEYRTWKLNIHKKTAEKNETPIAQGW from the coding sequence ATGCCTAGATATCGGGATTTAACCCATACTGCCCGGCCATCGGATGCACCGCGTGTTGTTGATCCGAAGAATCCTGTTCGTACAACGGATCCAGGTACTCTCCAAATGTTAAAAATGCTAGAAGGCAGAAATATCGAAACGGTTTTTGATCGCGTAGTAGCTCAACAACCGCAGTGTACTTTTGGCTATAAAGGTGTGTGCTGCAGGATTTGCATCGCCGGTCCATGTCGAGTCAAAAAGGAAGATGGTCCTGGCAGTCGTGGAATTTGTGGAGCATCAGCTTACACCATTGTTTCTCGTAATCTTGTACGTTTAATCGCCGGAGGAGCAGCATCCCATTCGGAGCACGCACGTCACGTTCTTCATACCGCTCATGCTTTAGTCGAAGGTCACGCCCCGGATTATGAAATAAAATCAGCAGATAAACTTCATAATTTAGCTCAAAAATTAGGGATATCAACTCTTGACCGCGAGGATAAGGAAATTCTCAAAGATGTAGTTGAGCTGGGATATGCTGATTTTGGACGCTATCAAGACCGTCCGTTGGCATTTTTGGATTCTTTCATGACCCAAGGGCGTCGTAATAAATTTCAACACACTAATGTTATGCCCAAAGCAATTGACGGCACAGTTACTGAATTATTAGCTCAAACTGCTATGGGAGTTGATAATGACCCCGTCAATATTATTTTCGGTGGGATTAAAACTGCTCTTGCGGATTTAGCTGGGGAATATGTGGGAACAACTCTCAGCGATGTGTTGTTTGGAGTCCCTGAACCCATTGTTTCCGAAGCTAATCTGGGAGTTATTGATCCCAAAATGGTAAATATAGCTGTTCATGGTCACAATCCTGTCCTCAGCGAAATGGTCGTTGCCGCTGCCAGGAAAATGAAAGCGGAAGCTCAAAAGGTTGGGGCAGAAGGGGTTAACGTTGTAGGTATTTGTTGTACCGGTAATGAACTGCTCATGAGGGAAGGAGTTTATTTAGCAACGTCTTCAGCTTCGCAAGAAATGGCAATTATGACTGGGGCTTTGGATGCTATGATCGTGGATATTCAATGTATCTATCCTTCTGTTCAAACTGCCGCAGAATGCTTCCACACTAAAATTGTTACCACAGAAGGCATCATGAAAACTCCCGGTGCCCAGCATGTTGCCTTTAAACCTGAAACGGCCATGGAAGATGCTCAGAAACTTATAAGCATTGCAATTGAAGCTTATAAACAACGAGATCCTAATAAGATTTCGATTCCCTCGGAACGTCATAAACTTGTAGCCGGCTTCAGTATGGAGGCTCTTACAGATATCTTCGCTAAAATTTGTCCGGAACGGCCGATTTCCGTGTTAACAGATGCCATCTTAAGCGGTCAGCTTAAGGGAGTTGCCTTAATGGCAGGCTGCAACAATTTAAAGAGGACTCAAGATGAAGGCCATGTTACAGTCTTAAAAGAACTTGTTAAAAACGATGTATTTGTCATAGCAACCGGTTGCTCGGCAGGTGCTTACGCCAAATTCGGTCTCATGTCGCCTTTAGCTGTTGAGGCATATGCCGGGGAAGGGCTTAAGTCATTCCTTAAAACCCTTGAAGATGCTAATCCACAATTGTCAACTGGTTTGCCCTTAGTCTTCCATGTCGGTTCCTGCGTTGATAACAGCAGAGGTGCTGATTTAGCAGTGGCTATGGCTAATGAACTTGGAGTCGATATCCCGAAAGTTCCGTTTGTAGCTTCAGCTCCTGAGGCTATGCATGAAAAAGCGGTTGCTATCGGTACTTGGTGTGTGAGCTTAGGTCTGCCGACTCATGTAGGCTCGTTGCCGCCGGTTGAAGGCAGTGATTTGATTTATGGTGTCACAACGCAAATCGCTCATGACGTTTTTGGTGGAAACTTCATCTTTGAAGTCGATCCGCTTATTGGTGCCCAAAAACTATTAGATGCTTTGGAGTATCGTACCTGGAAACTTAATATCCATAAGAAAACGGCCGAAAAAAATGAAACACCTATAGCCCAAGGTTGGTAA
- the ribE gene encoding riboflavin synthase: MFTGIVEELGIVRTLRLLPDSGQLTLQGKKVLEGTQVGDSIAVNGVCLTVIHQNQNEFTVDVMAETLAKTNLGELKNGSHVNLERALQLQTRLGGHLVSGHVDGVGSIRRTTPWGIAQLLEISAPSTLLSFILPKGSIAIDGISLTVIDVEDDYFTVSLIPHTFKETTLGIKKIGATVNLETDLIGKYVARFMGLQKTPAKSKENLSLNFLAENGFT; encoded by the coding sequence GTGTTTACCGGAATTGTAGAAGAACTTGGTATCGTCCGCACTCTTCGTCTCTTACCGGACTCCGGTCAGCTTACCCTTCAGGGAAAAAAAGTTCTTGAAGGTACACAGGTGGGTGACAGCATTGCTGTTAATGGGGTTTGTCTAACAGTTATTCATCAAAACCAAAATGAATTCACTGTTGACGTTATGGCTGAAACGCTGGCAAAAACAAATCTCGGTGAACTGAAGAACGGCAGCCATGTGAATCTGGAAAGAGCCTTGCAGCTTCAAACCCGTCTGGGGGGACATTTAGTAAGCGGACATGTCGATGGAGTTGGTTCAATTCGAAGGACAACTCCTTGGGGAATTGCACAACTTCTCGAAATCAGTGCCCCCTCCACTCTTCTTTCCTTCATCCTGCCTAAGGGTTCTATTGCCATCGATGGGATTTCACTAACCGTAATTGATGTAGAAGATGATTATTTTACAGTATCTCTAATTCCCCACACGTTTAAGGAAACCACCTTAGGCATAAAAAAAATCGGTGCTACAGTTAACTTAGAGACAGACCTTATTGGCAAATATGTTGCCCGCTTCATGGGTCTCCAGAAGACACCCGCTAAATCCAAAGAAAATCTATCCCTTAATTTTTTAGCAGAAAATGGCTTTACCTAA
- the ribD gene encoding bifunctional diaminohydroxyphosphoribosylaminopyrimidine deaminase/5-amino-6-(5-phosphoribosylamino)uracil reductase RibD: protein MQPKNTSQKLTDEIYMSKALELAALALGRTSPNPVVGCVIVKNDQIVGKGYHRKAGTPHAEIHALSEAKDQARGATAYVTLEPCSHFGRTPPCSDALIRAGVKRVVVALKDPNPLVAGGGIQRLHEAGIPVEVGVMSHEAAMLNEAFFKAITTKMPFVLYKTALTLDGKIATETGDSRWVSNESSRRYVHQLRNYYDVILVGSGTILRDNPALTCRLPGGRDPIRLIVDGELRIPENSQVLTSSGESPCIIATTKAAPIEKLKQLTKLENLEIWQYDTPRHVPVKEMLKDLFSRGWNSVLLEGGGTLAGTLIQEQCVDKLECFIAPKLVGGNGPSPLSGLHIPLMSEAIDLHDLQVDTTFGDIHVTGYLTSRQIINDENSKGGYSCLPEL, encoded by the coding sequence ATGCAGCCAAAAAATACTTCGCAAAAATTAACAGACGAAATATACATGTCTAAAGCCCTAGAACTTGCGGCACTGGCCTTGGGGAGAACCAGTCCTAATCCCGTTGTCGGTTGTGTAATCGTTAAAAACGATCAAATTGTGGGAAAAGGATATCACCGGAAAGCCGGCACACCTCACGCTGAAATTCATGCCTTGTCAGAAGCGAAAGACCAGGCGAGGGGTGCTACGGCCTACGTAACTCTGGAACCTTGCTCGCATTTTGGCAGAACTCCGCCATGCTCGGATGCTTTGATCAGAGCCGGAGTAAAACGTGTCGTTGTCGCCCTAAAGGATCCCAATCCTCTGGTAGCAGGTGGTGGAATTCAGCGCTTGCATGAAGCCGGAATCCCGGTTGAGGTGGGAGTCATGTCTCATGAGGCTGCTATGTTGAATGAAGCATTTTTTAAAGCCATAACAACAAAAATGCCATTTGTTCTTTATAAAACAGCTCTAACCTTAGACGGCAAAATTGCAACGGAAACCGGAGATTCACGCTGGGTAAGCAATGAAAGCTCGCGCCGTTATGTTCACCAATTACGTAATTATTACGATGTTATTCTCGTAGGAAGCGGAACGATCCTCCGCGACAATCCCGCACTTACTTGCCGCTTACCCGGCGGACGAGATCCAATCCGACTTATTGTCGACGGAGAATTGCGTATTCCAGAAAACTCACAGGTTCTTACTTCTTCCGGCGAGAGCCCTTGCATCATTGCTACGACGAAGGCAGCGCCGATTGAAAAACTCAAACAGCTAACAAAGCTTGAAAACCTAGAAATCTGGCAATATGATACACCACGCCATGTCCCCGTTAAAGAAATGCTTAAAGATCTATTCAGTCGGGGTTGGAACAGCGTCTTACTCGAAGGCGGCGGGACCCTTGCCGGTACTCTCATCCAAGAACAATGTGTTGACAAACTGGAATGTTTTATTGCACCCAAACTTGTGGGAGGAAACGGTCCCTCTCCCCTCTCCGGATTACATATCCCGTTAATGAGTGAGGCAATTGACCTTCATGATCTCCAGGTAGATACCACTTTTGGAGATATTCATGTAACGGGATATCTGACGTCCCGACAAATAATCAATGACGAGAATTCAAAAGGAGGATATTCGTGTTTACCGGAATTGTAG
- a CDS encoding bifunctional 3,4-dihydroxy-2-butanone-4-phosphate synthase/GTP cyclohydrolase II, whose amino-acid sequence MHFNTIEEAIEDIRQGKMIVMVDDEDRENEGDLVMAAELSTPEAINFMATYGRGLICVPMTKDRIQALQLEPMVTQNTDPHGTAFTVSVDASDSSTGISAFERANTVKVLMDPKSKPDDLHRPGHIFPLQAREGGVLVRAGHTEGSVDLARLAGLQPAGVICEIMNENGTMARVPDLQIFVEKHNLKIVTLKDLIAYRRQSEKLIERGETIHLPTDYGDFYATGYLSIIDQKEHLAIVKGNVDNGNPVLVRVHSECLTGDVFHSRRCDCGDQLAAALEEIEREGRGVLLYMRQEGRGIGLLNKLKAYKLQEEGKDTVEANLALGFPEDLRDYGVGAQILADLGISKVRLMTNNPKKIVGLEGYGLNVVERVPLEIPSKPENFKYLCTKKTKLGHYLSAVR is encoded by the coding sequence ATGCATTTTAATACGATTGAAGAAGCCATTGAAGATATTCGCCAAGGTAAAATGATCGTCATGGTTGATGATGAAGACCGAGAAAACGAAGGCGATCTGGTTATGGCCGCAGAGCTTTCTACCCCCGAAGCAATTAATTTCATGGCAACTTACGGAAGAGGTCTTATTTGCGTTCCCATGACCAAGGATCGTATTCAAGCCCTACAATTGGAGCCTATGGTTACCCAGAATACAGATCCGCATGGAACAGCCTTTACAGTCAGCGTCGATGCCTCTGACAGTTCCACGGGAATTTCTGCTTTTGAACGCGCAAATACCGTTAAAGTTCTGATGGATCCCAAGAGCAAACCTGACGATTTGCATCGCCCGGGACATATCTTTCCTCTTCAAGCCCGAGAAGGCGGCGTGCTGGTACGAGCCGGCCATACGGAAGGTTCCGTAGATTTGGCTCGTCTTGCCGGATTACAACCGGCTGGTGTTATTTGTGAGATCATGAATGAAAATGGAACTATGGCCCGAGTACCTGACTTACAAATTTTTGTCGAGAAACATAATCTCAAAATAGTAACATTAAAAGATCTTATTGCCTATCGTCGTCAATCCGAAAAGCTGATTGAAAGAGGTGAAACCATCCATCTTCCGACAGATTACGGTGATTTCTATGCCACCGGTTATCTCAGTATCATTGATCAAAAAGAACATTTGGCTATTGTTAAAGGAAATGTTGATAATGGAAATCCGGTTCTTGTAAGAGTTCATTCAGAATGTCTCACAGGGGATGTCTTCCATTCCCGCCGTTGTGATTGCGGTGACCAACTTGCAGCTGCACTGGAAGAAATTGAACGTGAAGGTCGTGGTGTCTTGCTTTACATGAGACAAGAAGGCCGCGGTATAGGTCTCTTAAATAAACTTAAAGCTTATAAACTGCAAGAAGAGGGCAAAGATACAGTGGAGGCAAATCTTGCTTTAGGATTCCCGGAAGACCTGCGCGATTACGGTGTAGGCGCCCAAATCTTAGCGGATCTAGGTATTTCTAAAGTTCGTCTGATGACAAATAACCCCAAGAAAATTGTCGGACTGGAGGGCTACGGCTTAAATGTCGTTGAAAGAGTGCCTCTGGAGATCCCTTCAAAGCCCGAGAACTTCAAGTACCTTTGTACAAAGAAAACAAAGTTAGGTCATTATTTATCGGCCGTAAGATAA
- the acsB gene encoding acetyl-CoA decarbonylase/synthase complex subunit alpha/beta — MSMEQIYAEAIKDPNNQPKKLLRKAYDGTVIAMTYAEILLNRAIKDYGAAQAIAYPDTAYHLPVITCLSGEKVTTLGELVPILNRVRNQVRTELTFDNARLWGESVLYAAEVIETIHYLRGDEPKVKPWTGFLGDPVVRKHGIKMVDWTIPGVAVILGRAKDSKAAKKIVDNLMGKGFMIFLCDEVIEQLLEENVKIGEDYIAFPLGNFTQVIHAVNYAFRAGLAFGGIPAGERENHRDYQRRRVRAFVLHLGELDDVKVAAEMGAIFMGFPVLTDQTLGEDMQIPDWYISEPDYEKIVPLALEVRGIKLTNIELPIPVNFGPAFEGETIRKGDTYVEFGGGRTTAFELVQMVGPENIQDGRVTVIGPDIDTVPEGSKLPLGIKIDIYGRKMQADFEGVFERRIHYFANYGEGVWHVAQRDLCWVRISKDARAKGFLMKHFGELLIAKLKEEFPAIIDRVEVTIMLDQAAVDEGIVLARERYRARDDRMRSLTDESVEDFYSCLLCQSFAPNHVCIVTPERVGLCGAVSWLDAKASHEIAPNGPNQPIPKGPAIDELRGMWQSCNDYLYKASNNTLEEVNLYTLMDRPMTSCGCFEAIMAIVPEANGLMITTREHSGMTPSGMTFSTLAGTCGGGMQTPGFMGIGRSYILSKKFIPADGGIARIIWMPKELKEFLREDFVQRSIDEGLGADFIDKIADESIGTTAEEIVPFLEENGHPCFTLDPLM, encoded by the coding sequence ATGTCAATGGAACAAATCTACGCAGAAGCTATAAAGGACCCTAATAATCAACCCAAAAAATTGCTGCGCAAAGCTTATGACGGAACTGTAATTGCCATGACTTACGCTGAAATTCTCCTTAACCGCGCGATTAAAGATTATGGGGCAGCTCAGGCGATTGCTTATCCTGACACTGCTTATCATCTCCCGGTTATCACATGTCTTTCCGGCGAAAAGGTAACCACGCTGGGTGAATTAGTTCCTATTTTGAACAGAGTGCGCAATCAAGTTCGCACTGAACTTACCTTCGATAACGCCAGACTCTGGGGTGAATCGGTTCTTTATGCTGCCGAAGTCATTGAGACGATTCATTATCTCAGAGGAGATGAACCAAAGGTAAAACCGTGGACAGGATTCCTAGGTGACCCTGTTGTTCGGAAACACGGAATTAAGATGGTTGACTGGACTATTCCCGGTGTGGCGGTAATCCTTGGACGGGCCAAGGATTCTAAGGCTGCTAAGAAAATCGTTGATAATTTGATGGGTAAAGGGTTTATGATCTTCCTCTGCGATGAGGTTATTGAACAATTACTTGAAGAGAACGTGAAAATTGGAGAAGATTATATCGCTTTCCCCTTAGGAAACTTTACCCAGGTTATTCATGCTGTAAACTATGCTTTCCGCGCAGGTCTGGCTTTCGGTGGAATTCCTGCCGGGGAAAGAGAAAACCATCGCGACTATCAGCGACGCAGAGTTCGGGCCTTCGTGCTTCATTTAGGCGAACTTGATGATGTTAAAGTAGCTGCAGAAATGGGCGCCATTTTCATGGGCTTCCCGGTTCTGACGGATCAAACTCTTGGGGAGGATATGCAGATCCCTGATTGGTATATTTCAGAACCAGATTATGAAAAAATCGTACCTCTCGCTTTGGAGGTCCGAGGAATTAAATTAACGAACATCGAATTACCGATTCCTGTTAACTTCGGTCCGGCCTTCGAAGGCGAGACGATTCGCAAAGGAGATACCTACGTCGAATTTGGCGGCGGCCGTACAACTGCTTTTGAGCTTGTGCAAATGGTTGGACCCGAGAATATCCAAGACGGTCGTGTCACCGTTATTGGCCCTGATATTGATACTGTTCCTGAAGGTTCCAAACTTCCTTTAGGAATTAAAATCGATATTTATGGACGAAAAATGCAGGCGGATTTTGAAGGCGTCTTTGAACGTCGAATTCACTATTTCGCCAACTATGGTGAAGGTGTTTGGCACGTAGCCCAACGGGATTTGTGCTGGGTCCGGATTTCTAAAGATGCCCGGGCCAAGGGCTTCTTAATGAAACACTTCGGGGAACTTTTAATTGCTAAGTTGAAAGAGGAATTCCCGGCAATTATTGACCGGGTCGAAGTAACAATTATGCTCGATCAGGCCGCAGTGGATGAAGGCATCGTTCTTGCCCGCGAACGCTACAGAGCTCGTGATGATCGCATGAGGAGCCTGACGGATGAATCTGTGGAAGATTTTTATTCCTGTCTGCTTTGTCAGTCCTTTGCTCCAAACCACGTCTGCATTGTTACACCTGAACGGGTTGGCCTTTGCGGAGCAGTGAGCTGGCTGGATGCAAAAGCATCACATGAAATTGCCCCCAATGGGCCAAATCAGCCGATTCCCAAAGGACCGGCCATTGACGAATTAAGGGGAATGTGGCAATCCTGCAATGATTACCTGTATAAAGCTTCGAATAATACTCTGGAAGAAGTTAACCTTTATACCCTGATGGATCGGCCAATGACCTCCTGCGGCTGCTTTGAAGCCATTATGGCGATTGTTCCGGAAGCAAACGGTCTCATGATAACCACTCGTGAACATTCTGGTATGACTCCCTCCGGTATGACCTTCTCAACACTGGCAGGAACTTGCGGTGGTGGTATGCAGACTCCGGGCTTTATGGGAATTGGGCGCTCCTACATCCTTAGTAAAAAATTCATTCCGGCGGACGGCGGTATCGCACGTATTATCTGGATGCCCAAGGAATTGAAAGAATTTTTGCGTGAGGATTTTGTACAGCGTTCCATTGATGAAGGGTTGGGTGCTGACTTCATCGACAAAATTGCCGATGAGTCCATCGGAACCACTGCTGAGGAAATAGTCCCATTCCTGGAGGAAAACGGACATCCCTGCTTCACTCTTGACCCATTAATGTAA
- a CDS encoding P-loop NTPase — translation MKIAISGKGGVGKTTFTANFARWLVNRGITVLAVDADPDASLGTILGIPDEVLTNLKAIVDMKELIEERMGGSGAFYPLNPNVDDILNDYSVSLGQLRFFRMGNIKGGGTSCYCKENSFLQALVNSLILGEKDTVILDMGAGIEQLTRGTALGVDVLAIITEPSKVSVQTVHVIQQLANELGIPRVVVIGNKIRNLNDENFLGDRFSEEQLIGIIPYSDELLEMSINTGGFQLPEGSLGVQLNKIYEKIAEEGR, via the coding sequence ATGAAAATCGCGATCTCCGGTAAAGGTGGTGTCGGAAAAACCACCTTTACTGCAAATTTTGCCCGTTGGTTAGTAAACAGAGGAATTACAGTCTTAGCAGTTGATGCGGACCCCGATGCAAGTTTGGGGACAATATTGGGAATTCCGGATGAGGTACTGACAAATTTGAAAGCTATTGTTGATATGAAGGAACTAATTGAAGAACGGATGGGAGGGAGCGGAGCATTTTATCCTCTTAATCCTAATGTCGATGATATCTTAAATGATTACAGTGTATCTCTTGGGCAGCTTCGCTTTTTCAGGATGGGGAATATCAAAGGCGGAGGAACTTCTTGTTATTGTAAGGAAAACAGCTTCTTGCAAGCTTTAGTTAACTCGCTGATTCTTGGAGAAAAAGATACTGTGATTCTGGATATGGGCGCGGGTATAGAACAGTTGACACGTGGCACAGCGTTAGGCGTTGATGTTCTGGCAATTATTACAGAACCGTCTAAGGTAAGCGTACAAACTGTCCATGTGATTCAACAACTTGCTAATGAGCTTGGTATTCCCCGTGTCGTCGTTATAGGCAATAAAATTCGCAATTTGAATGATGAAAATTTTCTTGGAGACCGCTTTTCTGAAGAGCAGCTTATTGGCATCATCCCTTACAGCGACGAACTGTTGGAAATGTCCATCAATACAGGCGGTTTTCAATTGCCTGAAGGGTCTCTGGGAGTTCAGCTCAATAAAATCTATGAAAAAATTGCCGAAGAAGGGAGATGA
- a CDS encoding GNAT family N-acetyltransferase: protein MLEGKKIKIRPIEEEDIDTLYQWSNDEEINYWSSGAWPLNTLYTRDQIIDKYLENPSDTYRYAMLNENDLLIGTIGFKEVNIPCRSVTLFIVIGEKSYWGLGYGTDALITFVRFLFTQWNFHRVSLDTWDENLRAIRTYEKVGFKIEGRQREARFILGNYHDAVLMGVLRDEFLALHGKLQVAKSGRLE, encoded by the coding sequence ATGCTAGAAGGTAAGAAAATAAAAATCCGGCCCATCGAAGAAGAAGATATTGATACTCTCTATCAATGGTCAAATGATGAAGAAATCAACTATTGGTCCAGCGGTGCCTGGCCGTTGAATACTCTTTATACCAGAGACCAAATCATTGATAAATACCTCGAAAATCCCTCGGACACTTATCGCTACGCAATGTTAAATGAAAATGATTTATTAATTGGTACCATTGGTTTTAAAGAAGTCAATATTCCATGTCGTTCGGTAACCCTTTTCATTGTCATAGGGGAAAAATCCTATTGGGGACTGGGCTACGGTACAGATGCTCTTATAACCTTTGTGCGTTTTCTGTTTACTCAGTGGAACTTCCATAGAGTTTCCCTTGATACTTGGGATGAAAACCTTCGCGCCATCCGAACTTACGAAAAAGTCGGCTTTAAAATCGAAGGCCGGCAGCGAGAAGCGCGCTTTATCCTGGGAAATTATCATGATGCTGTTCTGATGGGGGTATTGCGCGATGAATTCTTGGCCCTTCATGGAAAATTACAGGTTGCTAAATCTGGCCGCCTAGAGTAA
- a CDS encoding sigma-70 family RNA polymerase sigma factor, whose product MSSKESEFETSMLKAARSGDRDALNQLIEYYEPEVRMIACKYFLPRADYDDLIQEGRIAIYRAVLSYDDRLNIPFLHFLRMVVKRKLIDSIRKYTRNKHVNLNNAYSLNNTISDSEETSFISLLPNAEDPATTVIASEEARSIINDLNRDLSKLERIVFEHYFLQGFKQRELSEQLGLQPKSLDNAIQRIRRKTVLYRSRQIAG is encoded by the coding sequence ATGTCTTCTAAAGAAAGTGAATTTGAAACTTCGATGCTTAAGGCAGCGCGCTCAGGTGATAGAGATGCTTTAAACCAATTGATAGAGTATTATGAACCTGAAGTACGTATGATTGCCTGCAAATACTTTTTGCCGAGGGCCGATTATGATGATCTCATCCAAGAAGGACGAATAGCCATCTATCGAGCAGTTTTGTCATATGATGACCGCTTAAATATCCCTTTCCTTCATTTTTTGAGAATGGTTGTTAAACGAAAGCTAATCGATAGTATCAGAAAATATACCCGTAATAAGCATGTCAATCTGAACAATGCTTATTCCCTGAATAATACAATTTCCGACTCGGAAGAAACAAGCTTCATCTCGCTTCTTCCTAATGCTGAAGATCCCGCCACTACAGTTATTGCCAGTGAAGAGGCTCGTTCTATTATTAACGATTTAAACCGAGATCTCTCCAAACTTGAACGAATCGTATTTGAGCACTATTTTCTTCAAGGATTCAAACAGCGAGAATTGTCTGAGCAACTCGGACTTCAGCCCAAATCTTTGGACAACGCTATCCAACGTATTAGGCGAAAAACCGTTCTTTATCGTTCTCGACAAATAGCTGGTTAA
- a CDS encoding DegV family protein, producing the protein MRKIGIVMDSTGYLTKDILQQFQVIVVPLAVTIGAETFPETELSNKQYFEKLNHINSLSTTSQPPVGAFLDAYESLFAQGIEEIISLHLSSAISGTIRSAQMAIDLASNKKIHVFDSGSSALGLGALAWAAAEWAEQGLDSSEILPKLQMLKKETELYFIVNTLENLRRGGRIGGAAALLGTLLQIKPILYFNQQGQIDVFDKVRSRSRAWQRVLEELVRALSSGKRFRICVMHVNVPEEGEELMSELKRRFPEHEICLFEAGAVIATHVGTGAFGLVFHPWPLL; encoded by the coding sequence TTGAGAAAAATCGGAATCGTTATGGATTCTACAGGATATTTAACGAAAGATATTTTACAACAATTCCAAGTTATTGTCGTTCCCCTTGCAGTCACGATTGGTGCAGAGACATTTCCAGAAACTGAATTATCGAATAAGCAATATTTCGAAAAGCTTAATCATATTAATAGTTTATCAACGACTTCCCAACCACCAGTGGGAGCTTTTCTTGATGCCTACGAATCCTTGTTTGCACAAGGTATTGAAGAAATCATTAGTCTTCATCTTTCCAGTGCTATCAGTGGTACTATACGCTCAGCTCAAATGGCAATTGATTTGGCCTCTAATAAGAAAATCCATGTTTTTGATTCGGGATCATCAGCTCTAGGACTCGGGGCCTTAGCATGGGCAGCCGCAGAATGGGCAGAGCAAGGGTTAGACTCATCGGAAATATTACCAAAACTTCAGATGTTAAAAAAAGAGACGGAACTTTATTTTATCGTCAATACTCTGGAAAATTTGCGACGAGGCGGTCGAATAGGCGGTGCGGCTGCTTTGCTGGGAACTTTACTTCAGATAAAACCGATCTTATATTTTAACCAACAAGGTCAAATCGATGTTTTTGATAAAGTTCGTTCTCGATCAAGAGCATGGCAGCGTGTACTTGAAGAGTTAGTGAGAGCGTTGTCAAGTGGAAAAAGATTCCGTATTTGTGTCATGCATGTAAACGTTCCTGAAGAAGGGGAAGAACTCATGTCGGAACTTAAACGTCGCTTTCCAGAACATGAGATATGCTTATTTGAAGCAGGGGCTGTAATAGCGACTCATGTGGGAACGGGTGCATTTGGATTGGTATTTCATCCTTGGCCTCTACTCTAG